From Paracoccus suum, the proteins below share one genomic window:
- the recF gene encoding DNA replication/repair protein RecF (All proteins in this family for which functions are known are DNA-binding proteins that assist the filamentation of RecA onto DNA for the initiation of recombination or recombinational repair.), translating into MSLSRLTLAQFRSWPRLDLPLDGRPVAIFGANGSGKTNILEAVSMLSPGRGLRGATPGDQARQGVGAGWRVRAEMGGRMVETGAAPGEPRGVMIDEKAAPQSTLGSLARIIWLVPAMDRLWTDAPEGRRRFLDRLTLSFEPGHAEAALTYDKAMRERNRLLRDEVGDPGWYRALEAQMAEAGATVTANRLAALSRIAGAQEAGDPQDFPAAVLSLLPGEGFANDPDPQALAIRLADGRRRDLAAGRTLIGPHRADLGAVWGPQDMPAALASTGEQKALLLSLILANARALAGETVVLLLDEVAAHLDAGRRAALHARICALPAQSLLTGTGRELFEALEGRAAMVEVEKLEGASRARVE; encoded by the coding sequence GTGAGCCTGTCGCGGCTGACGCTGGCGCAGTTCCGGTCCTGGCCGCGGCTGGATCTGCCGCTGGACGGCCGGCCGGTCGCGATCTTTGGCGCGAATGGCTCGGGCAAGACCAATATCCTCGAGGCGGTGTCCATGCTCTCGCCAGGACGCGGGCTTCGAGGGGCAACGCCGGGCGATCAGGCGCGGCAAGGCGTTGGCGCGGGCTGGCGTGTCCGCGCGGAAATGGGCGGGCGGATGGTTGAAACCGGCGCTGCGCCCGGCGAGCCGCGAGGCGTGATGATCGACGAGAAGGCGGCTCCGCAATCGACGCTGGGCAGCCTTGCGCGGATCATCTGGCTGGTGCCTGCCATGGACCGGCTGTGGACCGATGCACCGGAGGGGCGGCGGCGGTTCCTCGACCGCCTGACCCTCAGCTTCGAGCCGGGGCACGCCGAGGCTGCGCTGACCTATGACAAGGCCATGCGTGAGCGAAACCGGCTGCTGCGGGACGAGGTGGGCGACCCCGGCTGGTATCGTGCGCTGGAGGCGCAGATGGCCGAGGCGGGAGCGACGGTGACCGCCAACCGCCTGGCCGCACTGTCCCGGATCGCAGGCGCGCAGGAGGCAGGCGATCCCCAGGATTTCCCCGCCGCCGTGCTGTCCCTGCTGCCGGGTGAAGGCTTTGCCAATGATCCCGACCCCCAGGCTCTGGCGATAAGGTTGGCGGATGGCCGGCGTCGCGATCTCGCCGCCGGACGCACGCTGATCGGCCCGCATCGCGCCGATCTGGGCGCCGTCTGGGGACCGCAGGACATGCCGGCTGCGCTGGCCTCGACCGGCGAGCAGAAGGCGCTGCTGCTGTCGCTGATCCTCGCCAATGCGCGCGCGTTGGCCGGCGAGACTGTGGTCCTGCTGCTCGACGAGGTGGCTGCACATCTGGATGCTGGACGGCGCGCGGCGCTGCACGCGCGCATCTGCGCGCTGCCGGCGCAGAGCCTGCTGACCGGCACCGGGCGCGAGCTGTTCGAGGCGCTGGAGGGGCGAGCCGCGATGGTCGAGGTGGAGAAGCTGGAGGGCGCCAGCCGCGCCCGCGTCGAATGA